From Glycine soja cultivar W05 chromosome 4, ASM419377v2, whole genome shotgun sequence, the proteins below share one genomic window:
- the LOC114409250 gene encoding RING-H2 finger protein ATL38-like, whose product MTTFTHSIFHHDLLFLFYFFLLTEFPPQATAQPPNTLTPPPQQDRFTRLKFDKSMAIVLLILVVVFFILGFLSVYTRQCAERRMGGRFDLSISISRRQRGLGREVIETFPTFVYSTVKSLKIGRATLECAVCLNEFEEDETLRFIPNCSHVFHSDCIDAWLANHSTCPVCRANLTSKPDDRCSAPIQNPDPEQPVLTSSTRPETVGADLLSQNRTPPRPWSTGLSIASWFPRSHSTGHSLVQPGENCERFTLRLPEEVRNELMLSRTKSCGVSVTFTRENSGRRGYRARSLGSSLSPHVTRNSTSPHVRGWFSRPRSIKDDVGERSSDRLFSTTRDISEV is encoded by the coding sequence ATGACCACTTTCACACACTCCATTTTCCACCAtgaccttctttttcttttctatttctttctccTCACGGAATTTCCGCCGCAGGCCACCGCGCAGCCTCCGAACACGCTGACGCCGCCGCCGCAGCAGGACCGCTTTACGAGGCTGAAGTTCGACAAATCCATGGCCATCGTTCTGCTGATCCTGGTGGTGGTGTTCTTCATCCTAGGGTTCCTCTCCGTGTACACGCGCCAGTGCGCGGAGCGCAGGATGGGAGGGAGGTTCGACCTCTCCATCTCGATCTCGCGCCGGCAACGCGGCCTCGGCCGCGAAGTCATCGAAACGTTCCCGACGTTCGTGTACTCCACCGTGAAGAGCCTCAAGATAGGGCGCGCCACGCTAGAATGCGCCGTGTGCCTAAACGAGTTCGAGGAGGATGAAACGCTGCGTTTCATCCCCAACTGCAGCCACGTGTTCCACTCCGACTGCATCGACGCGTGGCTCGCAAACCACTCCACTTGCCCCGTCTGTCGCGCCAATCTTACTTCCAAACCCGATGACCGGTGTTCTGCTCCTATCCAAAACCCGGATCCGGAGCAGCCCGTTTTAACCTCATCAACCCGACCCGAAACCGTGGGTGCTGATTTGCTTAGTCAGAACCGTACACCGCCGCGACCATGGTCAACGGGTCTTAGTATCGCGAGTTGGTTTCCGCGGTCTCACTCGACGGGGCACTCGCTGGTTCAACCCGGGGAGAATTGTGAACGGTTTACGCTGCGTTTGCCTGAGGAAGTGCGGAACGAGCTTATGCTGAGTCGCACCAAGAGTTGCGGCGTGAGCGTGACGTTCACGCGCGAGAATAGTGGAAGGAGGGGTTACAGGGCAAGGAGCCTTGGTAGCAGCCTCAGCCCTCACGTGACAAGAAACAGCACCAGTCCTCACGTTAGGGGGTGGTTTTCTCGGCCACGCTCGATTAAGGATGATGTCGGGGAACGGTCTTCGGATCGGTTATTCTCCACGACAAGGGATATTAGTGAGGTTTAG